The following are encoded together in the Oryzias melastigma strain HK-1 linkage group LG17, ASM292280v2, whole genome shotgun sequence genome:
- the wls gene encoding protein wntless homolog isoform X1 — translation MAGAIIENMSTKKLVIVGVTLLLFQALAFMVGGLIAPSPTTAVHYLATKCVDTVKSQQETKWFMPWGPNQCDKLQSFDDAMAKRIEANDIVFAVHIPLPKKEMSPWFQFMLVILQFDIAFKMYNQIEEGAMVNIEVGLAYRDDTVSPWTEMARSFEQRRLNCSFTTAKTVENEGRHYECDLLPFMELGSVAHKYYLLNIRLPVNERKKINVKIGEIKDIRLVSIHQNGGFTKVWFAMKTFLTPSILIIMIWYWRRISLMSRPPVLLEKVILALGISMTFINIPVEWFSIGFNWTWMLLFGDIRQGIFYSMLLSFWIIFCGEHLMDQTERNRFSVYWKQVGPIVFGSFCLFIFDMCERGVQLTNPFYSIWASDVGTELAMAFIIVAGICACLYFLFLCFMVYQVFRNISGKRTSLPAMTKARRLHYEGLIFRFKFLMLVTLACAAMTVIFFIISQVNEGHWHWGEHTVQVNSAFFTGIYGMWNLYVFAIMFLYAPSHKRYGDEQSSGQCITGDGGANSGEDLQLTTTITHVDGPTEIYKMTGKEAQE, via the exons ATGGCCGGAGCTATCATCGAAAACATGAGCACCAAAAAGTTGGTGATCGTGGGAGTGACCCTGCTGCTGTTCCAGGCGCTCGCCTTCATGGTCGGCGGCTTGATTG CTCCAAGTCCCACGACAGCAGTTCACTACTTGGCCACAAAGTGCGTGGACACGGTTAAGAGCCAACAGGAGACAAAGTGGTTCATGCCCTGGGGTCCAAACCAGTGTGACAAGCTGCAGTCGTTTGATGACGCCATGGCCAAGAGGATTGAGGCCAACGACATCGTGTTTGCTGTGCACATCCCCTTGCCTAAGAAAGAGATGAGCCCCTGGTTCCAGTTCATGCTGGTCATCCTGCAGTTCGAcattgcatttaaaatgtacaaCCAAATAG AGGAGGGCGCTATGGTCAACATTGAGGTGGGCCTGGCCTACAGAGATGACACTGTGAGTCCGTGGACAGAGATGGCTCGCTCCTTTGAACAGAGGAGACTGAACTGCAGCTTCACCACTGCCAAG ACTGTTGAGAACGAGGGTCGTCATTATGAGTGTGACCTGCTGCCCTTCATGGAGTTGGGGAGTGTGGCCCACAAGTACTATCTTCTCAACATCCGCCTGCCCGTCAATGAGCGCAAGAAGATCAACGTGAAGATTGGAGAAATCAAGGATATCCGCCTGGTT AGCATCCATCAGAACGGAGGCTTCACCAAGGTTTGGTTTGCCATGAAGACGTTCCTCACTCCCAGCATCCTCATCATCATGATCTGGTACTGGAGACGCATCTCCCTCATGAGCAGACCTCCTGTTCTACTGGAGAA agtgaTCCTTGCTTTGGGCATCTCCATGACGTTTATCAATATTCCAGTGGAATGGTTCTCTATTGGCTTCAACTGGACCTGGATGCTGCTGTTTGGAGACATCCGACAGGGAATCTTCTACTCTATGCTGCTCTCCTTCTGGATCATTTTCTGTGGAGAACATCTCATG GACCAGACTGAGAGGAACCGCTTCTCAGTCTACTGGAAGCAGGTGGGACCCATCGTGTTCGGCTCCTTCTGCCTCTTCATCTTTGACATGTGTGAGAG AGGGGTCCAGCTGACGAACCCGTTCTACAGCATCTGGGCTTCTGATGTAGGAACTGAGCTGGCT ATGGCGTTCATCATTGTGGCCGGGATCTGCGCCTGCCTCtacttcctcttcctctgtttCATGGTTTATCAAGTCTTTCGAAACATCAGTGGTAAAAGAACGTCGCTGCCGGCCATGACGAAGGCCAGGCGGCTGCACTATGAG ggCTTAATTTTCCGGTTTAAGTTTCTCATGTTGGTCACTCTGGCCTGTGCTGCCATGACGGTTatcttcttcatcatcagcCAG gtgaatgAGGGTCACTGGCACTGGGGGGAGCACACCGTGCAGGTGAACAGCGCCTTCTTCACAGGCATCTACGGCATGTGGAACCTGTACGTCTTCGCCATCATGTTCCTCTACGCCCCGTCCCACAAACGCTATGGAGACGAGCAGTCAAGTGGTCAGTGCATTACCG
- the wls gene encoding protein wntless homolog isoform X2 has product MAGAIIENMSTKKLVIVGVTLLLFQALAFMVGGLIAPSPTTAVHYLATKCVDTVKSQQETKWFMPWGPNQCDKLQSFDDAMAKRIEANDIVFAVHIPLPKKEMSPWFQFMLVILQFDIAFKMYNQIEEGAMVNIEVGLAYRDDTVSPWTEMARSFEQRRLNCSFTTAKTVENEGRHYECDLLPFMELGSVAHKYYLLNIRLPVNERKKINVKIGEIKDIRLVSIHQNGGFTKVWFAMKTFLTPSILIIMIWYWRRISLMSRPPVLLEKVILALGISMTFINIPVEWFSIGFNWTWMLLFGDIRQGIFYSMLLSFWIIFCGEHLMDQTERNRFSVYWKQVGPIVFGSFCLFIFDMCERGVQLTNPFYSIWASDVGTELAMAFIIVAGICACLYFLFLCFMVYQVFRNISGKRTSLPAMTKARRLHYEGLIFRFKFLMLVTLACAAMTVIFFIISQVNEGHWHWGEHTVQVNSAFFTGIYGMWNLYVFAIMFLYAPSHKRYGDEQSSGDGGANSGEDLQLTTTITHVDGPTEIYKMTGKEAQE; this is encoded by the exons ATGGCCGGAGCTATCATCGAAAACATGAGCACCAAAAAGTTGGTGATCGTGGGAGTGACCCTGCTGCTGTTCCAGGCGCTCGCCTTCATGGTCGGCGGCTTGATTG CTCCAAGTCCCACGACAGCAGTTCACTACTTGGCCACAAAGTGCGTGGACACGGTTAAGAGCCAACAGGAGACAAAGTGGTTCATGCCCTGGGGTCCAAACCAGTGTGACAAGCTGCAGTCGTTTGATGACGCCATGGCCAAGAGGATTGAGGCCAACGACATCGTGTTTGCTGTGCACATCCCCTTGCCTAAGAAAGAGATGAGCCCCTGGTTCCAGTTCATGCTGGTCATCCTGCAGTTCGAcattgcatttaaaatgtacaaCCAAATAG AGGAGGGCGCTATGGTCAACATTGAGGTGGGCCTGGCCTACAGAGATGACACTGTGAGTCCGTGGACAGAGATGGCTCGCTCCTTTGAACAGAGGAGACTGAACTGCAGCTTCACCACTGCCAAG ACTGTTGAGAACGAGGGTCGTCATTATGAGTGTGACCTGCTGCCCTTCATGGAGTTGGGGAGTGTGGCCCACAAGTACTATCTTCTCAACATCCGCCTGCCCGTCAATGAGCGCAAGAAGATCAACGTGAAGATTGGAGAAATCAAGGATATCCGCCTGGTT AGCATCCATCAGAACGGAGGCTTCACCAAGGTTTGGTTTGCCATGAAGACGTTCCTCACTCCCAGCATCCTCATCATCATGATCTGGTACTGGAGACGCATCTCCCTCATGAGCAGACCTCCTGTTCTACTGGAGAA agtgaTCCTTGCTTTGGGCATCTCCATGACGTTTATCAATATTCCAGTGGAATGGTTCTCTATTGGCTTCAACTGGACCTGGATGCTGCTGTTTGGAGACATCCGACAGGGAATCTTCTACTCTATGCTGCTCTCCTTCTGGATCATTTTCTGTGGAGAACATCTCATG GACCAGACTGAGAGGAACCGCTTCTCAGTCTACTGGAAGCAGGTGGGACCCATCGTGTTCGGCTCCTTCTGCCTCTTCATCTTTGACATGTGTGAGAG AGGGGTCCAGCTGACGAACCCGTTCTACAGCATCTGGGCTTCTGATGTAGGAACTGAGCTGGCT ATGGCGTTCATCATTGTGGCCGGGATCTGCGCCTGCCTCtacttcctcttcctctgtttCATGGTTTATCAAGTCTTTCGAAACATCAGTGGTAAAAGAACGTCGCTGCCGGCCATGACGAAGGCCAGGCGGCTGCACTATGAG ggCTTAATTTTCCGGTTTAAGTTTCTCATGTTGGTCACTCTGGCCTGTGCTGCCATGACGGTTatcttcttcatcatcagcCAG gtgaatgAGGGTCACTGGCACTGGGGGGAGCACACCGTGCAGGTGAACAGCGCCTTCTTCACAGGCATCTACGGCATGTGGAACCTGTACGTCTTCGCCATCATGTTCCTCTACGCCCCGTCCCACAAACGCTATGGAGACGAGCAGTCAAGTG
- the scinlb gene encoding scinderin like b isoform X1: MVHHKEFEGAGKEPGLRVWRIENMDLKPVPKALYGNFYSGDAYVLLFTTPAPSYNIHMWLGDECSQDESGAAAIFAMQMDDYLGGGPVQFREVQDHESNTFLGYFKSGIKYQKGGVASGFQHVVTNDMNVKRLLQVKGRRAIRATEVEMSWSSFNKGDCFIVDLGKDVYVWCGSECNRFERLKASQVGIDIRDNERNGRAKLHMVEEGAEPDDLTKILGPVTTIAPSTPDDDKVETANRNKGALYMISDASGSMKVTAVAPSSPFKQAMLSPEECYILDNGLDKNIFVWKGACPKANEKERKQAMTAAQEFIKDKGYSPKTQIQVFPQGSETTLFKQFFSDWRDKDETTGPRKAYSIGSIAKVKQVPFDASTLHSNKAMAAQHGMVDDGKGKVQIWRVENGEKVPVDSTSHGLFYGGDCYLILYSYRQGAREQHIIYTWQGLKCTQDELGASAFLTVKLDDSMGGAPVQVRVTQGQEPPHLMSLFQDKPMIILSGGTSRKGGQSQAGGTRLFHIRHSSTGATRAVEVDPSASNLNTNDVFVLKSPSALYVWRGQGANDEEMEAAKHVVSFLGGSPSHVSENKEPADFWSALGGKKEYQTSKSLQGIIKPPRLFGCSNKTGRLVVEEVPGDFTQSDLATDDVMILDTWDQLFIWVGNEANEEERKGAPKIAKEYVDSDPSGRRGIPITTIKQGAEPPTFTGWFQAWDSKMWETDPLERVRARF; this comes from the exons ATGGTTCACCATAAGGAATTTGAGGGTGCAGGGAAGGAGCCCGGCCTGCGGGTTTGGCGGATTGAGAACATGGACCTGAAGCCGGTCCCTAAAGCTCTTTACGGCAACTTTTACTCAGGAGACGCCTACGTGCTGCTCTTCACCACTCCAGCTCCATCATACAACATCCACATGTGGCTGG GTGATGAATGCTCGCAGGACGAGAGCGGAGCGGCGGCCATCTTTGCCATGCAGATGGACGACTACCTGGGTGGGGGGCCAGTGCAGTTCAGAGAAGTGCAGGACCATGAGTCCAACACTTTTCTGGGGTACTTCAAGTCAGGCATCAAGTATCAG aaagggggcgtggcctcaGGCTTTCAACATGTGGTCACCAATGACATGAACGTGAAGCGCCTACTGCAGGTCAAAGGTCGCAGGGCCATCAGGGCCACAGAGGTGGAGATGTCCTGGTCCAGCTTTAACAAAGGAGACTGCTTCATTGTTGACCTGGGAAAG GACGTGTACGTGTGGTGTGGCAGTGAGTGCAACCGCTTCGAGCGACTCAAGGCCTCTCAAGTCGGCATCGACATCAGAGATAATGAAAGGAATGGCCGGGCAAAGTTACACATGGtggaggagggggcggagccggATGATCTGACAAAG ATTCTAGGACCTGTAACCACCATTGCTCCCAGTACTCCAGATGATGACAAGGTGGAGACTGCTAACAGGAACAAGGGCGCCCTCTACATG ATCTCCGACGCTTCTGGCTCCATGAAGGTGACAGCTGTGGCTCCGTCCAGTCCCTTCAAGCAGGCCATGCTGTCTCCTGAGGAGTGCTACATTCTGGACAACGGCTTGGACAAGAACATCTTTGTGTGGAAAGGTGCCT GCCCCAAAGCCAACGAGAAAGAGCGCAAACAAGCCATGACTGCAgcacaggagttcattaaagaCAAGGGTTACAGCCCCAAAACTCAG ATTCAAGTGTTTCCTCAAGGAAGCGAGACGACCCTGTTTAAGCAGTTCTTCAGTGACTGGAGGGACAAGGATGAGACCACGGGCCCCAGGAAGGCCTACAGCATTGGTAGCATCGCCAAAGTGAAGCAAGTGCCTTTTGACGCATCGACGCTGCACTCAAATAAAGCCATGGCAGCGCAGCACGGCATGGTGGATGACGGCAAAGGCAAAGTTCAG ATCTGGCGTGTTGAGAACGGGGAGAAGGTTCCTGTGGATTCAACCTCTCATGGCCTCTTTTATGGTGGTGATTGCTACCTCATCCTCTACAGCTACAGACAGGGGGCCCGAGAGCAGCACATCATATACACCTG GCAGGGGCTGAAGTGCACTCAGGATGAACTGGGAGCTTCTGCTTTCCTCACTGTCAAGCTGGATGACTCCATGGGAGGAGCCCCAGTTCAG GTGAGAGTGACTCAGGGTCAGGAACCCCCCCACCTGATGAGCCTCTTCCAGGACAAACCTATGATCATCCTGAGCGGAGGAACATCACGCAAAGGTGGACAGTCGCAGGCGGGCGGCACTCGCCTCTTCCACATCCGCCACAGCTCCACCGGTGCCACCCGGGCTGTGGAG GTGGACCCCTCTGCCTCCAACCTGAACACCAATGATGTGTTCGTGCTGAAGTCCCCAAGTGCCCTGTATGTGTGGAGGGGCCAGGGTGCAAACGATGAGGAGATGGAGGCAGCGAAGCATGTGGTCAGCTTTTTGGGAGGCTCTCCCAGCCACGTGTCTGAGAACAAAGAGCCAG CTGATTTCTGGTCTGCTTTGGGAGGCAAAAAGGAATACCAGACCTCAAAGAGCCTGCAGGGCATCATCAAACCCCCACGGCTGTTCGGCTGCTCCAACAAAACAGGAAGGCTTGTG GTGGAGGAGGTACCAGGAGACTTCACACAGTCAGATCTGGCCACAGATGATGTCATGATCTTAGATACCTGGGATCAG CTGTTTATTTGGGTTGGCAATGAGGCCAATGAAGAGGAAAGGAAGGGAGCTCCAAAAATAG caaaagaaTACGTTGATTCTGATCCCTCCGGTCGTCGAGGAATACCCATCACCACCATTAAACAAGGGGCGGAGCCTCCAACGTTCACCGGCTGGTTCCAGGCTTGGGATTCCAAGATGTGGGAGACGGACCCATTAGAAAGAGTCCGAGCCCGTTTCTGA
- the scinlb gene encoding scinderin like b isoform X2, whose translation MVHHKEFEGAGKEPGLRVWRIENMDLKPVPKALYGNFYSGDAYVLLFTTPAPSYNIHMWLGDECSQDESGAAAIFAMQMDDYLGGGPVQFREVQDHESNTFLGYFKSGIKYQKGGVASGFQHVVTNDMNVKRLLQVKGRRAIRATEVEMSWSSFNKGDCFIVDLGKDVYVWCGSECNRFERLKASQVGIDIRDNERNGRAKLHMVEEGAEPDDLTKILGPVTTIAPSTPDDDKVETANRNKGALYMISDASGSMKVTAVAPSSPFKQAMLSPEECYILDNGLDKNIFVWKGPKANEKERKQAMTAAQEFIKDKGYSPKTQIQVFPQGSETTLFKQFFSDWRDKDETTGPRKAYSIGSIAKVKQVPFDASTLHSNKAMAAQHGMVDDGKGKVQIWRVENGEKVPVDSTSHGLFYGGDCYLILYSYRQGAREQHIIYTWQGLKCTQDELGASAFLTVKLDDSMGGAPVQVRVTQGQEPPHLMSLFQDKPMIILSGGTSRKGGQSQAGGTRLFHIRHSSTGATRAVEVDPSASNLNTNDVFVLKSPSALYVWRGQGANDEEMEAAKHVVSFLGGSPSHVSENKEPADFWSALGGKKEYQTSKSLQGIIKPPRLFGCSNKTGRLVVEEVPGDFTQSDLATDDVMILDTWDQLFIWVGNEANEEERKGAPKIAKEYVDSDPSGRRGIPITTIKQGAEPPTFTGWFQAWDSKMWETDPLERVRARF comes from the exons ATGGTTCACCATAAGGAATTTGAGGGTGCAGGGAAGGAGCCCGGCCTGCGGGTTTGGCGGATTGAGAACATGGACCTGAAGCCGGTCCCTAAAGCTCTTTACGGCAACTTTTACTCAGGAGACGCCTACGTGCTGCTCTTCACCACTCCAGCTCCATCATACAACATCCACATGTGGCTGG GTGATGAATGCTCGCAGGACGAGAGCGGAGCGGCGGCCATCTTTGCCATGCAGATGGACGACTACCTGGGTGGGGGGCCAGTGCAGTTCAGAGAAGTGCAGGACCATGAGTCCAACACTTTTCTGGGGTACTTCAAGTCAGGCATCAAGTATCAG aaagggggcgtggcctcaGGCTTTCAACATGTGGTCACCAATGACATGAACGTGAAGCGCCTACTGCAGGTCAAAGGTCGCAGGGCCATCAGGGCCACAGAGGTGGAGATGTCCTGGTCCAGCTTTAACAAAGGAGACTGCTTCATTGTTGACCTGGGAAAG GACGTGTACGTGTGGTGTGGCAGTGAGTGCAACCGCTTCGAGCGACTCAAGGCCTCTCAAGTCGGCATCGACATCAGAGATAATGAAAGGAATGGCCGGGCAAAGTTACACATGGtggaggagggggcggagccggATGATCTGACAAAG ATTCTAGGACCTGTAACCACCATTGCTCCCAGTACTCCAGATGATGACAAGGTGGAGACTGCTAACAGGAACAAGGGCGCCCTCTACATG ATCTCCGACGCTTCTGGCTCCATGAAGGTGACAGCTGTGGCTCCGTCCAGTCCCTTCAAGCAGGCCATGCTGTCTCCTGAGGAGTGCTACATTCTGGACAACGGCTTGGACAAGAACATCTTTGTGTGGAAAG GCCCCAAAGCCAACGAGAAAGAGCGCAAACAAGCCATGACTGCAgcacaggagttcattaaagaCAAGGGTTACAGCCCCAAAACTCAG ATTCAAGTGTTTCCTCAAGGAAGCGAGACGACCCTGTTTAAGCAGTTCTTCAGTGACTGGAGGGACAAGGATGAGACCACGGGCCCCAGGAAGGCCTACAGCATTGGTAGCATCGCCAAAGTGAAGCAAGTGCCTTTTGACGCATCGACGCTGCACTCAAATAAAGCCATGGCAGCGCAGCACGGCATGGTGGATGACGGCAAAGGCAAAGTTCAG ATCTGGCGTGTTGAGAACGGGGAGAAGGTTCCTGTGGATTCAACCTCTCATGGCCTCTTTTATGGTGGTGATTGCTACCTCATCCTCTACAGCTACAGACAGGGGGCCCGAGAGCAGCACATCATATACACCTG GCAGGGGCTGAAGTGCACTCAGGATGAACTGGGAGCTTCTGCTTTCCTCACTGTCAAGCTGGATGACTCCATGGGAGGAGCCCCAGTTCAG GTGAGAGTGACTCAGGGTCAGGAACCCCCCCACCTGATGAGCCTCTTCCAGGACAAACCTATGATCATCCTGAGCGGAGGAACATCACGCAAAGGTGGACAGTCGCAGGCGGGCGGCACTCGCCTCTTCCACATCCGCCACAGCTCCACCGGTGCCACCCGGGCTGTGGAG GTGGACCCCTCTGCCTCCAACCTGAACACCAATGATGTGTTCGTGCTGAAGTCCCCAAGTGCCCTGTATGTGTGGAGGGGCCAGGGTGCAAACGATGAGGAGATGGAGGCAGCGAAGCATGTGGTCAGCTTTTTGGGAGGCTCTCCCAGCCACGTGTCTGAGAACAAAGAGCCAG CTGATTTCTGGTCTGCTTTGGGAGGCAAAAAGGAATACCAGACCTCAAAGAGCCTGCAGGGCATCATCAAACCCCCACGGCTGTTCGGCTGCTCCAACAAAACAGGAAGGCTTGTG GTGGAGGAGGTACCAGGAGACTTCACACAGTCAGATCTGGCCACAGATGATGTCATGATCTTAGATACCTGGGATCAG CTGTTTATTTGGGTTGGCAATGAGGCCAATGAAGAGGAAAGGAAGGGAGCTCCAAAAATAG caaaagaaTACGTTGATTCTGATCCCTCCGGTCGTCGAGGAATACCCATCACCACCATTAAACAAGGGGCGGAGCCTCCAACGTTCACCGGCTGGTTCCAGGCTTGGGATTCCAAGATGTGGGAGACGGACCCATTAGAAAGAGTCCGAGCCCGTTTCTGA